Proteins encoded in a region of the Pseudostreptobacillus hongkongensis genome:
- the rpsT gene encoding 30S ribosomal protein S20 has product MAHTKSSKKRIVIGERNRLRNQAVKSRVKTFVKKVLSAVDSKNIDDAKAALSVAFKELDKAVSKGIMKKNTASRTKSRLATKVQALNA; this is encoded by the coding sequence ATGGCACATACTAAATCATCTAAAAAAAGAATCGTAATTGGTGAAAGAAATAGATTAAGAAACCAAGCTGTTAAAAGCAGAGTTAAAACTTTTGTAAAAAAAGTATTATCAGCAGTTGATTCTAAAAATATTGATGATGCTAAGGCAGCATTATCTGTGGCTTTTAAAGAGTTAGATAAAGCAGTTTCTAAAGGAATTATGAAAAAAAATACTGCTTCAAGAACTAAATCAAGATTAGCTACTAAAGTTCAAGCATTAAACGCTTAA
- a CDS encoding type B 50S ribosomal protein L31 has translation MKKGIHPEYRLVVFEDTSNGERFLGKSTKSSKETVEFEGKEYPVVKVAISSTSHPFYTGKSKFVDETGRVDKFKKKYNL, from the coding sequence ATGAAAAAAGGAATTCATCCAGAATACAGATTAGTTGTATTCGAAGATACAAGTAATGGTGAAAGATTTTTAGGAAAATCTACAAAATCAAGTAAAGAAACAGTTGAATTTGAAGGAAAAGAATATCCAGTAGTTAAAGTAGCTATAAGTTCTACTTCACACCCATTCTATACTGGTAAATCTAAATTTGTTGATGAAACAGGTAGAGTTGATAAATTCAAGAAAAAATATAATTTATAA